From Halalkalicoccus sp. CG83, one genomic window encodes:
- a CDS encoding aminopeptidase produces the protein MDERIHEHAEVLVDWSARVERGDDVVLSVAEGAHDLAVAVAEELGERGANLVATYDSAEVTRAYLTAHDGEFEAGVHELALVENADVYLRLGGGRNTSATADVPGDVRQEYASASAEVREARMATDWVSTVHPTRSLAQQAGMAYEEYQAFAYGAMLRDWESLAGEMARMKELLDEGSEVRLVKEDTDLTMSIEGRTAVNSAASVAYDSHNLPSGEVFTAPDDTEGEVFFDVPMTVNGRRLRDVYLRFEDGEVVDYEAGANEDVLETVLGTDEGARRLGELGIGMNRGIDRYTDNVLFDEKMGDTVHLALGRAYDSNLPDGEAGNESAVHVDLITDVSEGELEIDDEVVQRNGRFQWEDGFEG, from the coding sequence ATGGACGAACGTATCCACGAACACGCAGAGGTGCTGGTCGACTGGAGCGCGCGGGTCGAACGGGGCGACGACGTCGTCCTCTCGGTCGCGGAGGGCGCCCACGACCTGGCGGTCGCCGTCGCCGAGGAACTCGGCGAGCGGGGTGCGAACCTCGTCGCGACCTACGACTCCGCCGAGGTCACCCGGGCGTATCTCACCGCCCATGACGGCGAGTTCGAGGCCGGCGTCCACGAACTCGCGCTGGTGGAGAACGCCGACGTCTACCTCCGACTGGGTGGCGGGCGCAACACGAGCGCGACCGCGGACGTCCCCGGCGACGTCCGTCAGGAATACGCCAGCGCGAGCGCCGAGGTCCGGGAGGCGCGCATGGCGACCGACTGGGTCTCGACCGTTCATCCGACGCGGAGCCTCGCCCAGCAGGCCGGCATGGCCTACGAGGAGTACCAGGCGTTCGCCTACGGCGCGATGCTGCGCGACTGGGAGTCCCTCGCCGGGGAGATGGCGCGGATGAAGGAGCTGCTCGACGAGGGAAGCGAGGTCCGACTCGTGAAGGAGGACACCGACCTGACGATGTCGATCGAGGGTCGGACGGCCGTTAACTCCGCTGCGAGCGTGGCCTACGACTCGCACAACCTTCCCTCGGGAGAGGTGTTTACGGCACCCGACGACACCGAGGGCGAGGTCTTCTTCGACGTCCCGATGACGGTGAACGGGAGGCGTCTACGGGACGTGTACCTGCGGTTCGAGGACGGCGAGGTGGTCGATTACGAGGCGGGGGCCAACGAGGACGTGCTCGAGACGGTGCTCGGGACCGACGAGGGTGCGCGCCGACTCGGCGAACTCGGCATCGGGATGAACCGCGGCATCGATCGCTACACCGACAACGTGCTGTTCGACGAGAAGATGGGCGACACCGTCCACCTCGCGCTCGGGCGGGCCTACGACTCGAACCTGCCCGATGGGGAGGCCGGAAACGAGAGCGCGGTCCACGTCGACCTGATCACCGACGTGAGCGAGGGAGAGCTGGAGATCGACGACGAGGTGGTCCAGCGGAACGGTCGATTCCAATGGGAGGACGGGTTCGAGGGGTAG
- a CDS encoding HalOD1 output domain-containing protein, producing the protein MNDWLAAPNATDPTPVCPPVRSASESIVSAVANAKAVSPLDLPPLYPSIDPDALDAFVASLNDSRDEREGAITFAYDSYEVTVTGNGDVSLAESGR; encoded by the coding sequence ATGAATGATTGGTTGGCCGCGCCGAACGCTACCGACCCGACGCCTGTCTGTCCGCCCGTTCGGAGCGCCAGTGAATCCATCGTCAGCGCGGTCGCGAACGCAAAGGCCGTCTCCCCGTTGGATCTCCCACCCCTCTACCCGTCGATCGACCCCGACGCGCTCGATGCCTTCGTCGCCAGTCTGAACGACAGTCGAGACGAACGCGAGGGAGCCATCACCTTCGCGTACGACAGCTATGAGGTCACGGTGACCGGGAACGGCGACGTCTCGCTGGCGGAGAGCGGGCGATGA
- a CDS encoding CBS domain-containing protein, with protein MPVLDLAREDVITVERDAEVSEISETMNDERVGSVVVVEDGAPVGIVTDRTIALAVGQEDDVSSLVAEDLMSEDPETVAADTGAYELATAFGDAKVRRLPVVDDEGQLEGIVSLDDVIATSAEELEEAAKVIEEQSPGYASDER; from the coding sequence ATGCCCGTTCTAGATCTCGCCAGAGAGGACGTCATAACGGTGGAGAGAGACGCCGAAGTGAGCGAGATCTCGGAGACGATGAACGACGAGCGAGTCGGCTCGGTCGTCGTCGTCGAGGACGGCGCGCCGGTCGGGATCGTCACCGACCGAACGATCGCGCTGGCGGTCGGCCAGGAGGACGACGTGAGCTCGCTGGTCGCGGAGGACCTGATGAGCGAGGATCCCGAGACGGTGGCCGCCGACACCGGGGCCTACGAGCTGGCGACGGCGTTCGGCGACGCGAAGGTCCGCCGGCTGCCGGTCGTCGACGACGAGGGCCAGCTCGAGGGGATCGTCTCGCTCGACGACGTGATCGCGACGAGCGCCGAGGAGCTCGAGGAGGCCGCGAAGGTCATCGAGGAGCAGTCACCCGGCTACGCGTCCGACGAGCGGTAG
- a CDS encoding alpha/beta hydrolase → MGHRSHSTDESTDRRFDRSRRRFLAGSAATLALPTVASAAGASEHGAETDDELEAHDVTAGDGLRLRIWERSPDDPEEAVLFVHGATYGGRSMFDPPVPQEYETWMRFAANRGQAAFAVDVRGYGESERPEFVMRNGEPPVRATRAACDVADALAWIGERFDRVHLVGVSWGTMIAGTLFDDHDPEVVSLVQGAPVYDLSPELREAFDHDGTSYRTVTKPEVEERWNAQIPEDADPAAFRGADPDDDFVLDAVWEALHDSGQRASEEEILAPNGTLEDVQQSPVYDAAAIDVPTLIARPSLDTTSTREDALALYDALEVPEGRAEYAEFDGATHMIHLERRRHALYDAVHGFQGRAP, encoded by the coding sequence ATGGGTCATCGATCCCACTCAACCGACGAGTCGACGGACCGACGCTTCGACCGTTCACGACGCCGGTTCCTCGCGGGAAGCGCCGCCACGCTCGCGCTTCCGACGGTAGCGAGCGCGGCCGGCGCGAGCGAGCACGGAGCGGAGACGGACGACGAACTCGAGGCACACGACGTGACCGCCGGAGACGGGCTCCGACTGCGGATCTGGGAGCGCTCGCCCGACGACCCCGAGGAGGCCGTACTGTTCGTTCACGGCGCGACCTACGGCGGTCGATCGATGTTCGACCCGCCGGTCCCCCAGGAGTACGAGACGTGGATGCGGTTCGCCGCGAACCGGGGGCAGGCGGCGTTCGCCGTCGACGTACGCGGCTACGGCGAGAGCGAGCGCCCCGAGTTCGTCATGCGAAACGGCGAGCCCCCGGTGCGTGCGACGAGGGCCGCCTGTGACGTCGCCGACGCGCTCGCGTGGATCGGCGAGCGGTTCGACCGCGTTCACCTCGTCGGCGTCTCCTGGGGGACGATGATCGCCGGAACGCTGTTCGACGATCACGATCCGGAGGTCGTCTCGCTCGTCCAGGGGGCGCCGGTCTACGACCTCAGTCCCGAGCTCCGCGAGGCGTTCGATCACGACGGTACCTCCTATCGGACCGTCACGAAGCCCGAGGTCGAGGAGCGCTGGAACGCCCAGATCCCCGAGGACGCGGATCCCGCGGCCTTCCGCGGGGCCGACCCCGACGACGACTTCGTGCTGGACGCGGTCTGGGAAGCCCTCCACGACTCGGGCCAGCGTGCGAGCGAGGAGGAGATCCTCGCGCCCAACGGCACCCTCGAGGACGTCCAGCAGTCGCCGGTGTACGACGCCGCGGCGATCGACGTGCCGACGCTGATCGCACGGCCGTCGCTCGACACCACCTCGACCCGCGAGGACGCGCTGGCGCTCTACGACGCGCTCGAGGTACCCGAAGGGCGTGCCGAGTACGCCGAGTTCGACGGCGCAACCCACATGATCCACCTCGAACGCCGCCGTCACGCGCTCTACGACGCCGTTCACGGCTTCCAGGGGCGCGCGCCGTAA
- a CDS encoding decarboxylating 6-phosphogluconate dehydrogenase: MQLGVIGLGRMGRIVVDRCLDAGHDVVAFDLSAEATARAAEAGAEAADSVEDLCDRLEAGEEGGRRIWLMVPAGEAVDATLADLEPYLTSEDVVVDGGNSHFEASVRRAEATEAAYLDCGTSGGPASAEAGFSLMVGGPRPAYEALTPVFDAVATGPEGHDRMGPSGAGHYVKMVHNGVEYALMQAYGEGFELLHEGRYDLDLESVARTWNNGAVIRSWLLELCEEAFREEGIDLGDVDDYVAGGSTGTWTVQEALEQEIALPIIYQALAERFGSRADEGRFSRRLSNRLRYGFGRHEVARRE; encoded by the coding sequence ATGCAACTGGGCGTCATCGGACTCGGACGGATGGGCCGGATCGTCGTCGATCGGTGTCTCGACGCGGGCCACGACGTCGTCGCGTTCGACCTCTCGGCGGAGGCGACCGCGCGGGCGGCGGAGGCCGGCGCGGAGGCGGCCGACTCCGTCGAGGATCTCTGTGACCGGCTCGAGGCGGGCGAGGAGGGCGGACGGCGGATCTGGCTGATGGTTCCCGCCGGGGAGGCCGTCGACGCCACCCTCGCGGATCTCGAACCCTACCTCACGAGCGAGGACGTCGTCGTCGACGGCGGCAACTCCCACTTCGAGGCCTCCGTCCGGCGAGCCGAGGCCACGGAGGCGGCGTATCTCGACTGTGGGACCTCCGGCGGGCCCGCCAGCGCCGAGGCGGGCTTCTCGCTGATGGTCGGCGGACCCCGGCCCGCCTACGAGGCGCTCACCCCGGTGTTCGACGCCGTCGCGACCGGCCCCGAGGGCCACGACCGGATGGGACCCTCGGGGGCGGGCCACTACGTGAAGATGGTCCACAACGGCGTCGAGTACGCGCTGATGCAGGCCTACGGCGAGGGGTTCGAACTGCTCCACGAGGGCCGCTACGATCTCGACCTCGAGAGCGTCGCCCGGACGTGGAACAACGGCGCGGTCATCCGGTCGTGGCTGCTCGAGCTCTGCGAGGAGGCGTTCCGCGAGGAGGGCATCGATCTGGGCGACGTCGACGACTACGTCGCCGGCGGCTCGACCGGGACGTGGACCGTCCAGGAGGCGCTCGAACAGGAGATCGCGCTGCCGATCATCTACCAGGCGCTCGCCGAGCGCTTTGGCTCCCGAGCGGATGAGGGTCGGTTCTCGCGGCGGCTCTCGAACCGCCTGCGTTACGGCTTCGGCCGCCACGAGGTCGCTCGAAGGGAGTGA
- a CDS encoding metal-dependent transcriptional regulator yields MMLSAVMEDYLKAIYHLQSETDDERVRTSAIADYLDVTPPTVTSMLSKLEERELVEREKYKGVALTPDGERVALEVVRHHRLLEAYLTEHLDFTWSEVHDEADRLEHHISEAFEERVAAALDDPKVDPHGAPIPNEDLEPPATSAGTALAECEEDDRVVVREVSDHDPEILEYLSERGINPGVELEIVEVAPFGMITARPADREGSLSLPERVALHVRVAPVTEVTS; encoded by the coding sequence ATGATGCTCAGCGCGGTCATGGAGGACTATCTCAAGGCGATCTACCACCTCCAGAGCGAGACCGACGACGAGCGCGTGCGGACCTCGGCGATCGCCGACTACCTCGACGTGACGCCGCCGACCGTCACGAGCATGCTCTCGAAGCTCGAGGAGCGAGAGCTCGTCGAGCGAGAGAAGTACAAGGGGGTCGCGCTCACGCCCGACGGCGAGCGCGTCGCCCTCGAGGTCGTCCGTCACCACCGCCTGCTCGAGGCCTATCTCACGGAACACCTCGATTTCACGTGGAGCGAGGTCCACGACGAGGCCGATCGACTGGAACACCACATCAGCGAGGCGTTCGAGGAGCGCGTCGCGGCGGCGCTCGACGACCCGAAGGTCGACCCCCACGGCGCGCCGATCCCCAACGAGGACCTCGAACCGCCCGCGACCTCCGCGGGAACGGCACTCGCGGAGTGCGAGGAGGACGATCGGGTCGTCGTTCGCGAGGTCAGCGATCACGACCCGGAGATCCTCGAATACCTCTCCGAGCGGGGGATCAACCCCGGCGTCGAACTCGAGATCGTCGAGGTCGCCCCGTTCGGGATGATCACCGCCCGTCCCGCGGACCGCGAGGGAAGCCTCTCGCTGCCCGAGCGCGTCGCGCTCCACGTCCGGGTCGCGCCCGTCACCGAGGTGACGTCCTGA
- a CDS encoding aminopeptidase, giving the protein MRELEYSVVCREVIEAVGEVTADEEVLIVTDPLMVDIARPLAAASRGLGAPTSIVVKPRLEAHNVEPPSAVAGAMRNADVVFDVGTHDVAHTDARRAASNAGTRFVLMRGITEEVLIDQMDTDYDDLRRVTRAVSAIQTAAESARVRSARGTDLTLDLTGRSGFPIDDGFDAGLVVLPAGKSAITPVEGSAQGTVVVDYSIDSIGRLDEPVELTIDDGRVTAISGGPQAQDLRDLVESKGECARNVAEGPSIGTNSEVSLTGNQATDKKKRGTMHIAIGDNVTLGGEVECDVHLDMTLSEATVTFDGFTVLDAGRFRRQAVIDHAAEL; this is encoded by the coding sequence ATGCGCGAACTCGAGTACAGCGTCGTCTGTCGTGAGGTCATCGAAGCGGTCGGCGAGGTAACGGCCGATGAGGAGGTCCTCATCGTCACTGATCCGCTGATGGTCGATATCGCCCGCCCGCTCGCCGCTGCGTCCCGTGGTCTCGGCGCACCGACGTCCATCGTCGTCAAACCGCGTCTCGAGGCGCACAACGTCGAACCGCCATCCGCTGTAGCGGGCGCCATGCGGAACGCGGACGTCGTCTTCGACGTGGGAACGCACGACGTCGCCCACACGGACGCTCGCCGGGCGGCCTCGAACGCCGGCACCCGGTTCGTGTTGATGCGTGGAATCACCGAGGAGGTGCTGATCGATCAGATGGATACGGATTACGACGACCTCCGCCGCGTGACCCGCGCGGTCTCGGCGATCCAGACCGCCGCCGAGTCGGCGCGGGTGAGGAGCGCTCGAGGCACGGATCTGACGCTCGATCTGACCGGCCGAAGCGGATTCCCCATCGATGACGGATTCGATGCGGGGCTCGTCGTGCTGCCGGCCGGCAAGTCCGCGATCACGCCCGTCGAGGGGAGTGCACAGGGAACCGTGGTCGTCGATTACTCCATCGATTCCATCGGCCGGCTCGATGAGCCGGTCGAACTCACGATCGATGACGGTCGCGTGACTGCCATCTCGGGCGGCCCGCAGGCGCAGGACCTTCGCGACCTCGTCGAATCCAAGGGCGAGTGTGCGCGGAACGTCGCCGAGGGCCCGTCCATCGGAACGAATTCGGAGGTGAGCCTCACGGGGAACCAGGCTACGGACAAGAAGAAGCGGGGAACGATGCACATCGCCATCGGCGACAACGTGACCCTCGGGGGCGAGGTCGAGTGCGACGTCCACCTCGATATGACGCTCTCGGAAGCGACCGTCACGTTTGACGGATTCACCGTCCTCGATGCGGGACGGTTCCGACGCCAAGCGGTGATAGACCACGCCGCCGAGTTGTGA
- a CDS encoding ZIP family metal transporter translates to MSSGYDLSRYDPPRWLLAVGPIAVLAMAVGTLFLTSPFGDSAAIANATSIEVLWSLSVIGFFAGILPVLIGMLWFPYVRSLDGRWVHAVLALSAGILAFVGVEIVAELFGYVADVGTARLGEAVAVVGSLGTFLAMYGVSVWRRRVVAAGGLGDGLHVAYLVAIALGLHSLGEGLAIGSAFALGQEGLLTLLVIGFLLHNVTEGPTIIAAIARDAEAPPIRHFAFMGVLAGGTVIVGGWVGSLLVSPLVATAFFAVALGAIAQVIIEVAQLVQADAGRVLTRLNAVTFALGVGLMFLLEDVLVGGLLL, encoded by the coding sequence ATGTCCTCCGGCTACGACCTCTCCCGATACGACCCTCCTCGTTGGCTGCTCGCCGTCGGTCCGATCGCCGTGCTCGCGATGGCGGTCGGAACGCTGTTTCTCACCTCGCCGTTCGGCGATAGCGCGGCGATAGCGAACGCCACCTCGATCGAGGTGCTCTGGTCGCTCTCGGTGATCGGTTTCTTCGCCGGCATCCTCCCCGTCCTGATCGGCATGCTCTGGTTCCCCTACGTCCGCTCGCTCGACGGCCGGTGGGTCCACGCGGTTCTCGCCCTCTCGGCGGGGATCCTGGCGTTCGTCGGCGTCGAGATCGTCGCCGAACTGTTCGGCTACGTCGCGGACGTCGGCACCGCCCGCCTCGGCGAGGCCGTCGCCGTCGTCGGCTCCCTCGGAACCTTCCTCGCGATGTACGGGGTGAGCGTCTGGCGGCGGCGAGTCGTCGCGGCCGGCGGACTCGGGGACGGGCTGCACGTGGCGTATCTGGTCGCGATCGCGCTCGGGCTGCACAGCCTCGGTGAGGGACTCGCGATCGGCAGCGCGTTCGCCCTCGGCCAGGAGGGGCTGCTCACGCTGCTGGTGATCGGTTTCCTGCTGCACAACGTCACCGAGGGCCCGACGATCATCGCCGCCATCGCGCGGGACGCCGAGGCGCCGCCGATCCGTCACTTCGCGTTCATGGGCGTGCTCGCGGGGGGGACCGTCATCGTCGGCGGCTGGGTCGGCTCGCTGCTCGTCTCGCCGCTCGTCGCGACGGCCTTCTTCGCCGTCGCGCTGGGCGCGATCGCACAGGTGATCATCGAGGTCGCCCAGCTCGTTCAGGCGGACGCCGGGCGGGTCCTGACGCGGCTCAACGCCGTCACCTTCGCGCTCGGGGTCGGACTGATGTTCCTCCTCGAGGACGTCCTCGTCGGGGGACTGTTGCTGTAG
- a CDS encoding DJ-1/PfpI family protein, which produces MDVDVLLYEGFDELDAIGPYETFATAADRGADLDVSTVTREPVDRVAASHGLRVEPDGVLEEPDLLVVPGGGWNGRDDRGTWGEYRRNELPPVLRAKHDAGATLASVCTGAMLLERAGLLDGRPAITHAGALEDLRETAAEVVEARDDDGGSGVPRVVDGEERGSSGRMSEAVPRVVDDGDVLTAGGVTSGIDLALWILEREFDRKLADRVATTLEYDRGEVYRV; this is translated from the coding sequence ATGGACGTCGACGTTCTGCTGTACGAGGGGTTCGACGAGCTCGACGCGATCGGGCCCTACGAGACGTTCGCGACCGCCGCAGACCGTGGCGCGGATCTCGACGTCTCGACGGTCACCCGCGAGCCGGTCGATCGGGTGGCCGCGAGCCACGGACTGCGCGTCGAACCCGACGGCGTTCTCGAGGAGCCGGACCTGCTCGTCGTCCCCGGCGGCGGCTGGAACGGACGCGACGACCGGGGGACCTGGGGCGAGTACCGGCGCAACGAGCTTCCGCCGGTTCTACGGGCGAAACACGACGCCGGCGCGACGCTCGCCTCGGTCTGCACGGGCGCGATGCTGCTCGAACGCGCCGGACTGCTCGACGGCCGGCCCGCGATCACCCACGCGGGCGCGCTCGAGGACCTGCGCGAGACCGCGGCCGAGGTGGTCGAGGCGCGGGACGACGATGGGGGTTCTGGCGTACCTCGTGTCGTGGACGGCGAGGAGCGGGGTTCCTCTGGCCGCATGAGCGAGGCGGTGCCTCGCGTCGTGGACGACGGCGACGTGCTGACCGCGGGCGGGGTCACCTCGGGGATCGATCTGGCGCTGTGGATACTCGAGCGGGAGTTCGACCGGAAGCTCGCCGACCGAGTGGCGACCACCCTGGAGTACGACCGGGGCGAGGTCTACCGCGTCTGA
- a CDS encoding valine--tRNA ligase has product MNDSYDPASVEPRWRERWQDSDVYGYADEEEHPDYVIDTPPPYPTGNLHIGNALGWCYMDFAARFHRLQGEDVLFPQGWDCHGLPTEVKVEENHDIHRTDVSREEFRELCIEHTEEQIDAMKETMGLLGFSQDWDHEYKTMDPDYWGKTQRSFVEMSEREYVYRDEHPVNWCPRCETAIADAEVENEDRGGTLYTIRFDGAAPPEESRADDDGETDIEIATTRPELLPACVAVAVDPDDDRYGDRVGETFDVPLFGQEVELIEDEEVDSEFGTGAVMICTFGDKQDVDWWAEYDLPLRTVLTEDGHLNERATEFEGLSIEEAKDRIPSALQKSGYLQGEEVVEQSVGTCWRCDTPIEILSKEQWFIRVDQEEILSNAREIEWIPEHMYARLEEWTEGMEWDWVISRQRVFATPIPAWFCEECGNVRVAESEELPVEPTREGPDAACSDCGSDEWRGETDVMDTWMDSSISAMHVAGWPEADFSPVQLREQGHDIIRTWAFYTILRTAALEGEIPWEEALINGMVFGEDGNKMSKSRGNFVQPEEVVEEHGADAFRQAIALGGQPGSDIQFQSKEVTSASRFLTKLWNISRFADGHLDEDTPAIDAPAYRAADKWILTELDRVANEVEEDMAAYRFDSALRTIREFVWHDLADDYLELVKGRLYEGRPGERNAARHALYTALSGSLRMLSPFSPFVTEEIWNELPGVEESVHAAEWPAVRIDWDREEATAVGGTIAAVASAVRGWKSEAGMALNAELDRIEVYPESIDALDTYDLSETINAPVYVEEGRPDVELVPVEVDPDRSVIGPEFRDRAGAVLKALEESDPTDIERQKSLDDEIELEVEGETVTLPGEAVEIREEHRAEGGEEVAVLETDGATVLVFP; this is encoded by the coding sequence ATGAACGATAGTTACGACCCCGCAAGCGTCGAGCCTCGCTGGCGCGAGCGCTGGCAGGACTCGGACGTCTACGGCTACGCCGACGAGGAGGAGCACCCAGACTACGTGATCGACACGCCGCCGCCGTACCCGACTGGCAACCTCCACATCGGGAACGCGCTGGGCTGGTGTTACATGGACTTCGCCGCGCGCTTTCACCGACTGCAGGGCGAGGACGTGCTGTTCCCACAGGGCTGGGACTGCCACGGTCTGCCCACCGAGGTGAAGGTCGAGGAGAACCACGACATCCACCGCACCGACGTCTCGCGCGAGGAGTTTCGCGAGCTCTGCATCGAGCACACCGAGGAGCAGATCGACGCGATGAAGGAGACGATGGGGCTGCTCGGCTTCTCCCAGGACTGGGACCACGAGTACAAGACGATGGACCCCGACTACTGGGGGAAGACCCAGCGCTCGTTCGTCGAGATGAGCGAGCGCGAGTACGTCTACCGGGACGAACACCCCGTCAACTGGTGTCCGCGCTGTGAGACGGCGATCGCCGACGCCGAGGTCGAGAACGAGGACCGCGGCGGCACCCTCTACACGATCCGGTTCGACGGCGCGGCTCCGCCGGAGGAGTCGCGGGCGGACGACGACGGCGAGACGGACATCGAGATCGCCACGACCCGACCGGAGCTGCTTCCGGCGTGCGTCGCAGTCGCGGTCGATCCCGACGACGACCGCTACGGCGACCGAGTGGGCGAGACGTTCGACGTACCGCTGTTCGGCCAGGAGGTCGAGCTCATCGAGGACGAGGAGGTCGACTCGGAGTTCGGCACCGGCGCGGTGATGATCTGTACGTTCGGGGACAAGCAGGACGTCGACTGGTGGGCCGAGTACGACCTGCCCCTCAGGACCGTGCTGACCGAGGACGGCCACCTCAACGAGCGCGCCACGGAGTTCGAGGGGCTCAGTATCGAGGAGGCGAAGGATCGGATCCCCTCGGCGCTCCAGAAGAGCGGCTACCTCCAGGGCGAGGAGGTCGTCGAGCAGTCCGTGGGAACCTGCTGGCGCTGTGACACGCCGATCGAGATCCTCTCGAAGGAGCAGTGGTTCATCCGGGTCGACCAGGAGGAGATCCTCTCGAACGCTCGGGAGATCGAGTGGATTCCCGAACACATGTACGCCCGTCTGGAGGAGTGGACCGAGGGCATGGAGTGGGACTGGGTCATCTCCCGCCAGCGCGTCTTCGCCACTCCGATCCCCGCGTGGTTCTGCGAGGAGTGTGGCAACGTCCGGGTCGCCGAGAGCGAGGAGCTTCCCGTCGAGCCGACGCGCGAGGGCCCCGACGCGGCCTGTTCTGACTGCGGGAGCGACGAGTGGCGCGGCGAGACCGACGTGATGGACACCTGGATGGACTCCTCCATCTCGGCGATGCACGTCGCGGGCTGGCCCGAGGCCGACTTCTCGCCGGTTCAACTGCGCGAGCAGGGCCACGACATCATCCGCACGTGGGCGTTCTACACGATCCTCCGGACGGCGGCGCTCGAGGGGGAGATCCCCTGGGAAGAGGCGCTGATCAACGGCATGGTGTTCGGCGAGGACGGCAACAAGATGTCCAAATCCCGAGGCAACTTCGTCCAGCCCGAGGAGGTCGTCGAGGAGCACGGCGCCGACGCCTTCCGTCAGGCGATCGCCCTTGGAGGGCAACCCGGAAGCGACATCCAGTTCCAGTCGAAGGAGGTCACCAGCGCCTCGCGCTTCCTCACGAAGCTCTGGAACATCAGCCGGTTCGCCGACGGCCACCTCGACGAGGACACTCCCGCCATCGACGCACCCGCCTACCGCGCCGCCGACAAGTGGATCCTGACCGAGCTCGATCGCGTCGCGAACGAGGTCGAGGAGGACATGGCCGCCTACCGGTTCGATAGCGCGCTCCGAACGATCCGGGAGTTCGTCTGGCACGACCTGGCCGACGACTACCTCGAGCTGGTGAAGGGCCGACTCTACGAGGGCCGACCGGGCGAGCGAAACGCCGCCCGCCACGCGCTCTACACTGCGCTTTCGGGATCACTGCGGATGCTCTCGCCGTTCTCACCGTTCGTGACCGAGGAGATCTGGAACGAGCTCCCCGGCGTCGAGGAGAGCGTCCACGCCGCCGAGTGGCCCGCGGTCAGGATCGACTGGGACCGGGAGGAGGCTACGGCGGTCGGCGGCACCATCGCGGCGGTCGCGAGCGCGGTCCGTGGCTGGAAGTCAGAGGCGGGGATGGCGCTCAACGCCGAGCTCGATCGGATCGAGGTCTACCCCGAGTCGATCGACGCGCTCGACACCTACGACCTGAGCGAGACGATCAACGCCCCGGTCTACGTCGAGGAGGGACGACCGGACGTCGAACTCGTCCCCGTGGAGGTCGACCCCGATCGAAGCGTGATCGGCCCGGAGTTCCGCGATCGGGCGGGTGCGGTCCTCAAGGCGCTCGAGGAGAGCGATCCCACCGATATCGAGCGCCAGAAGTCCCTCGACGACGAGATCGAACTGGAGGTCGAGGGCGAGACGGTCACCCTGCCGGGCGAGGCGGTCGAGATCCGCGAGGAACACCGCGCCGAGGGCGGCGAGGAGGTCGCGGTGCTCGAGACGGACGGCGCGACCGTGCTCGTCTTCCCCTGA